The Mucilaginibacter gracilis genomic interval GAGGCCTTTTTTCACCGGAAATATTAAGAGAGGTGCTGGTAGAGGCCATACCGCAAAACGGTTTCGAGTTTCTGAAAACCCCCTTGTTGGTAACCGTTACTGATATCGAAAAATGCGTTAGCTTAACATTCTCTGAAGGGCCTTTATATGATGTACTGGTCGGCTCAGCCGCCATCCCGGCCTTATTCGACCCCATTCCCTATCAGGGTATGCTTTTGGTTGATGGCGGTGTACTTAATAATTTCCCGGTTGATTGCCTTTCAGGTAAATGCGATAAAATCATCGGATCGAATGTCAACAAACTTTTAAATAATGAAGGGGTACAGCTTTCTAAGTTACAGGTTCTGGAACGATGCGTCCATTTGGCTATCGCTAAAAAGGTCGCTTTACAGGCAATGTTATGCGACGTTTTGATTGAACCGCCGCTATTTAAGTACAATATGTTTGAAATGAAATATGCTGATGAAATTTTTGAGATCGGGTACCAGAAAGCAATAGCTCAAAAAGGACGACTTTTATTACTCGCCTAATGATAAAAATCATACTTACTTATGTTGCAGGTCAGTACTCAGCAACAGGTAAACAACAATCTTTAAATTAAACAGGAACGGGATGCGATATCATATATTAACGACGGATTACGATGGAACAATTGCTGAAAATGAACACGTCTCCGGGACAACTTTAGATGCGCTGGTTAGGCTTAAAGCAACGGGAAGGTACCTTATCCTGGTAACAGGTCGCGAACTGGATCAGTTACAGGCGATATTTCCTGAATACACGCTATTTGATTTGATCGTCGGTGAAAACGGGGCGTTAATTTACCACCCGGCAACGCTGAAAAAGATATTGTTGGGTGAACGACCGCCGGATTCTTTTATCCAGGCCTTAAAAGACAAGGGTATCCCGCTGTCGGTGGGCGAAGTTATTGTAGCAACATGGGAACCCCACCAGGATCTTGTACTGGAAACAATTAAAAACGCCGGCCTGGAATACCAGGTGATCTTTAACAAAGGGGCGATAATGATCTTGCCTCCGGGTGTAAATAAAGCCACCGGTTTACACCGGGCACTTAAAGAACTAAACCTTTCAGAACATAATACGGTGGCAGTGGGTGATGCTGAAAATGATAATGCCATGTTGCAGGCTGCGGAATGTGCCATAGCTGTCAATAATGCTTTACCACAATTGAAAGCTGCCGCAGACTTGGTAACGGCCGGCCAGCGTGGCGAAGGCGTATCGGAGTTAATCAGCCGGTTAATTCAGGATGATCTGGTCAACCTTGATACAAAGTTACTACGCCATTATCTTGAAATAGGCAAACAAGCGGATGGTTCGCCATTTAAAATAAGCCCCTACGGAAACAACATCCTGCTGACGGGTACGTCTGGCTGCGGTAAAACGACGCTGGCAGCAGCTTTTATGGGCCAACTGATTGACAAAAAGTACCAGTTTTGCCTGATAGACCCCGAAGGCGACTACCAGGACTTAGCCGGTGCTATAACAATTGGAGATAGCAGTCAGCCCCCTTTGATTGATCACGTTGTTAAAGTACTTAGTCAAACGGCTGAAAATGCCATCGTCTGTTTCCTCTCCATACCTTTAAATGATCGCCCTGCCTATTTCAAAAAACTTCGTTACGCTCTTACGGAACTGCGTAAAAATACCGGACACCCCCATTTTATCATTATTGATGAGGCGCATCATGTGCTACCAAAAGAAAATACGGAAAGCTTCAATGATTTTCCGGAAGATTTCACCAATATATTCGCGATAACGACCCAACCAGACCTGCTTTGTGCGGATCTTTTAAAAAGAATCGATATGATGCTGGCGATGGGACAGTTGCCCGCCCAAACCATCGGATTATTTGCCGCAGTTACCGGTGATACTATTGTTATTCCGGAATTATCGGCATTTCAAAAAAGGGATGTGCTGGTTTGGCAAAAAGAACCTAAAAGCGTCGCCATCATCAAAAGCAGTGAGCCGGGTCAGTTCCTGATGCGCCACAAGCGAAAATACGCCAGCGGGGATATGTATTCCAACAGCTTTTATTTCACCGGCCCCTCAAATCACCTGAACCTGAAAGCAAATAACCTGATGATGTTTATTCAGATGGCAGCGGGAATAGATGACGAAACCTGGTTGTACCATTTACACCGGCACGATTATTCGAAATGGTTCAGGAATTCCGTGAAAGACCCGAAACTATCCCTGCGTTCGGAAGCTATTGAAAACAACGAACCCAACCCTGCTTTATCTCGGCGGGAGATTTTCAGCCTTATTTTGAATAGGTATACCCTGCCTGCCTAGTGTGAATTATGTAAGCTATTTACGGAGTTGTGTAATGAATTGCTACAGTTCAATAACCAACTTTGTACCGTGTTAACATTGCTGCTTTTGCAAAAAAGGCATCTTTAAGAAGCGCATAAATACTCAAAGATGGTTAATGCTGCTACGTTATTAAAAATAGTTTCACCGCTTTGCTTTTTCAGCATTGGGTTATACGCGCCTTTGAAAGCCCAAGATTCCGCAGGGATTACCCGGGCGGTAAAATGGAATTTACAAACCTGTGTAGCTTACGCAAAGAAAAATAACGCGCAGATCAATAGCCTCCGGCTTTCACAGCTAACCAGTCAGCAGGAATACCTTTTGGCCCGGGCTGCGCGGTTGCCAGACCTATCGGGTTCGGCCTCGCAATATCTAGCTCATGGGAATGATTACAGTAATAATGGCACAGGCGGCTCCGGCTTTACATCCTCCGGCAGTTACGGACTGAGTTCATCGGTTACCCTGTATAACGGTAACTATGTCAACAATAATATCCGGCAAAAAAACCTTTACGTTCAATCAGCCAATCTGAATATTATCCAGCAGGAAAATGATATTACCCTGCAAATTACCCAAGCCTATCTCACGGTTCTAGTGGATAAAGAAAACATTATTTATAATACCGATCTGGTTAATACGTCAAAGGCCCAGGTAGCACTCGCGCAAAAAAAATATAAAGCGGAAAGTGTGGCCCGAAAAGACCTCATCCAATTGCAGGCCCAGCAGGCAGCAGACCAATACACCCTGGTTAATTTCAGAAATGCGGAGCGGAGCGACCTGCTTACCCTCAAGCAGATACTGCTGTTAAACAGCGGCGTAGGATTCGATATCATTAAGCCTGAATCAATACAGTTCAGCGATAGCGTTACGTCATTTCAGGATGTTGAACAATTTGCCTTGAAAACCAGGCCAGAAGTACAGAACGGCCAGTTAAATGTACATATAGCAGAGTTAGAAACAGCTAAAGCAAGGGCTGGTTACAAGCCATCTCTAAGCGGGGGTGCAGCACTTAATTCGGGATATAACAGCGGCCAGGAAGCTGGATATCCTGGTCAGCTAAAAAACAACTTTAACCAACAGGTAGGCTTAACGCTAACGATACCCATATTTAATAAAGGGGTGGTTAAAACACAGGTTGAAGAGGCTAAAATAGCCGTAACCCAGGCCCGGCTTGATCTTAGTAATACCCGGATCGTGCTCTCACAGGCAGTAGAACGGGCTTATATTAATGTTGAAAACGCGATAAGCCAGTATATGGCCGCGCAGGAAGGTTATCAATACAGCAAAGAAAGCTACCGCATAGCCGCTGAACTACTGCGGGTTGGCGCAGCCAATACGGTGGACTTTTTATTACAGAAAAACCTTTTTGTACAAGCTCAGCAGGCATTCATTCAGGCCAGTTACAATCAATTGCTCAGCCGAAAGATCTATGATTTTTACCGGGGTATCCCTATTACACTTTAAGCATTGGCCATTATGAAGCGTTACTATAAAATATCAGGAATTGTTTTAGCCGTGCTACTGGCCATTTCGCTGGTATGGTACTTTTTGATCAGAAAGACAGTTAAACCGCGTGTGCTCCAGTCGCAGTACCCTATTTATGGCTATATCGCGCAAAGCGTTACCGCTACCGGTAAAATAGAGCCTGTAGACACCGTTACGGTTGGTTCCCAGGTATCGGGAATCATTAAATACCTGTATGTTGATTTTAATTCAAAAGTGAATAAGGGAGAGTTACTGGCCGAATTGGATAAATCATTATTACAGGCCACGTTAGACCAATTTAACGGTAATTTGCAGAGTGCCATGAGCCAGCGCCTTTACGCTGAAAATAATTTTAGCAGGCAGAACCAGCTTTTTAAAGCTGATGCCATTAGTAAAGCTGATTATGATATAGCGCTGAATACCTTAAATGCGGCTAAAGCAGCGGTCGCGAGTGTGGCTGCACAGGTACGTTCTGCAAAGAAAAATCTATCCTACACGGATATTTATTCGCCTATTGACGGTGTTGTACTGAACCGGAATATCAATATCGGGCAAACTGTTGCTGCAAGTTTTAGCACGCCAACACTTTTCGTGATCGCTAAGGACATTACCAAAATGGAGGTAGATGCCAATGTAGATGAAGCGGATATAGGAGAAGTTAAAGCAGGAGAGCGTGCCATTTTTACGGTGGATGCATTCATTAACGACAAGTTTATCGGCACTGTCAAAGATATCAGGCTTCGCCCTTCTGTTTCGGCAAATGTGGTCACTTATACCACCATCATTAATGCGCCCAATGATGATATGAAACTCAAGCCGGGAATGACCGCCAACATTGTGATCTATACAAAGGAAGTAGAGCACACTCTTTTGATACCTGCAAAAGCCATCAAGTTTACGCCCGACTCATCTTTGAAAGTACAATATCATCTTACGGACGATGCCGGTTATGATAGCAAGGCCAAACTCAGCGGCGGCACCAACACATCAGCTAAATCGGCGGTTAAAAACCGCACCGACAGTATGGGTTTGTCCGCTCAGGCCGCAATCGTATGGCTGTTACAGGGCAAAAAACTGGTTAAAAGGAAAATAAAAATCGGCTTAAATGATAATACCCAAGTGGAAGTACTGTCGGGCCTTACCCCAGCTGATCTGGTCGTAACCGGTGTTTTAACTTCTGGGGCTTCCCAGGGGGCAAAAGCCAGTACAGCCAGCACCAGCCCTTTTATGCCTAAACAACAAAAGCGCGGAGGACGGGCAAAATGAGCAAAAAAATAATTGAAATAAAAGACCTGAAGCGGGAGTTTTTGATGGGCAGTGAAACGGTTCACGCCCTAAGGGGAATCACCTTTGATATACTGGCGGGCGAATTTGTAACGATCATGGGCGCCAGTGGTTCGGGTAAAACTACCTTATTAAATATTTTAGGGTGCCTGGATAAACCTACCAGCGGATCGTATTTATTAGATGGCGTGGATATTAACAAACAAACCCGTGATGAGCTCGCGCAGCTGCGTAACCGTAAGATCGGATTCGTTTTTCAATCCTACAACCTGCTACCCCGGACTTCCGCATTAGAGAATGTGGAACTCCCGCTGTTGTATAATAACACGGTAAACAGCATCGACCGGCACGACAGGGCCATAAAGGCCCTGGAAGCGGTAAAACTTGCTGACAGGTTTGATCACATGCCAAACCAGTTATCGGGAGGGCAGCAGCAGCGCGTAGCCATCGCACGGGCATTAATCAATGAGCCGGTGATGATTTTAGCAGACGAGGCCACCGGCAACCTGGATAGCCGTACCTCCTATGAAATCATGGCATTGATGCAGGATTTGAACCAACAGGGAAAAACCATTGTTTTTATAACGCATGAACCAGATATCGCTACATTCAGCAACCGCACCATAACGCTTCGTGATGGCAAGATATTGAGCGATCAAAAGAATGAAACGCCGGCATCGGCCAAAGATACATTAGCGGCATTGCCGGTTAACAACGAATAATTAAAGAAAGCTGTGAATATATTCAACCTTTTACGGATAGCTTATTTAGCGTTGCTCAGAAATAAGCTTAGGGCATTTTTAACCATGCTGGGTATTGTTATTGGTGTAGCTTCGGTTATTGCCATGGTTGCTATAGGTGAGGGTTCCAAGCAAAGTATTCATGATCAGCTTTCCGGCATGGGCTCTAACATGATTTCCGTTTTACCCAGCAGTAATCTCCAGGGTGGTGTGAAAATAGCCGGATCAAGCTACCAGACCCTGACCGAAAAGGATATCACTGCTATAAGGGAAGGTTCCGGATACGTAACGGCGGTGTCCCCGATCGTTAGCTCTAAATCACAGGCGATCAACGGCGCGCTTAACTGGCCAACGACGATGCAGGGCGTTAACACCGAATACCTCGATATACGGATGTTGACACTTAAAGACGGTATAGCATTTACAGACGATGATGTGAGGGCCTCTGCCAAGGTTTGCCTGATTGGCCAGACAGTGATTGATAACCTGTTCCCGAACGGTGATAACCCGATAGGTAAGATCATCCGCTTTAATAAAATACCATTCCAGATCATAGGTATTCTCAGTCCTAAAGGACAAAACGCTTTTGGACAAGATCAGGATGATATCCTGATCGCTCCTTATACCACTGTGCAAAAAAGGATATTGGCATCCATTTACTTTCAGAATATTTTTGCTTCAGCGGCGAATGAACAAGTGATAGATTCCGCGACAGTGCAGATTACCCGAATACTTCGTGAATCCCATCGGTTAAAACCATCAGAAGATAACGACTTTACGGTACGTACCCAGGCTGAACTCATTAATACGCTAAGTTCAACGAGTAGCTTGTTAACCATACTGTTGACTGTTGTATCAGGAATATCATTGGTAATAGGTGGTATTGGCATTATGAACATCATGTATGTGTCCGTTACGGAGCGTACACGCGAAATAGGCCTGCGTATGTCCATCGGTGCCAGTGGAAAAGATATACTCCTACAGTTTCTGATTGAAGCTGTCCTGATCAGTGTCACCGGCGGTGTTATAGGGGTAGTCTTAGGATTTCTTTCCACTTGGCTCGTTACACTGATGCTTAAATGGCCCACGGTCGTTTCTCAATCGTCCGTGATTCTATCATCTGTGGTTTGTGCACTTACAGGTATTTTTTTCGGCTGGTATCCGGCGCAGAAAGCTTCGAAATTAGATCCAATTGAGGCATTACGGTATGAATAAATGAAATCATAATTATATTATCGTTCTCAGAATGTGTGAATCATGTAATTTATTCACATAGTTGTGTAAGAGATATAATGCAACAACTACGCATCTTTATTTAATTACGTTTATGCCGATATTCAAACTGCACCCTGCTCCATAACCAGAAATTAATTGAAACTAACAGATGACATTAACTGAAAAATCGCTAATGCCTTTTGAAAGTCAGTTAAAAGAGGCCAGCGACAAGTTTGATACGATCTTCAACCTCACCAGCGCGGCCAGTAAAATCCTCAATGCTGATCTGACCATTATAAAAGTTAACCAGGCGCTTATTGAATTATTAGGATTCCCGGCAGCAGAAATTGAAGGGACTAAGATCATGGAGTATGTCTGCGCCGAATATAGAGGGCAATGGCACGACCTGCAGGAGGCGCTCTGGCATAAAGAACTCCCATTTTTTAAACTGGAAGCCTGCCTAGTAAAAAAAAATAGATCATTAGTGTGGGTTCACGTAACCACTGTGTTGTACCACGAAGGAAACGAAACCTTCGGATTTACGGTGCTGGACGATTTTACTTCCCAGAAAAATCTGGAGGATAGCGAAAAGCAACTTAAAACAGCCCTCGGAAACTCCAGGAAGATCAAGGAAACCTTGCGTCATAACGAACGGCACCTCTCCCAAATTCTGGAAACCATGGCCGAAGGGGTATGTATTGTTAACAAAGCAGGTAAGCTGACCTACACTAACCCGATGGCCCAAAAGATCTTCGGACTGGATCAGGCCGGAATGTTAGCCCGAAATTACAATGATGATAAATGGCATAACTTGAGATTGGATGGTTCTCCGTTGCCCCATGAGGAACACCCGATGATGATCATGATGGCAAGCGGAAAGCCTGTTTTTGATGAGGAGATCGCCATTCAGCCGCGTAATGGAGAGCGGTTTTATATTTCTTTTAATGCGGCCCCCATATTTGATGATGACGGAATAATAACTGAAGGCGTCGGTACTTTTATGGATGTGACTCAGCGCCGGAAACTGATCCAGCATAAAGATGAATTTATCAGCGTGGCCAGTCATGAACTTAAAACGCCTGTTACCAGTCTGAAGCTTGCTTTGCAGCTGTTGAGCAGGATGAAGGATAACCCTTCGCCGTTAAAGTTACCCCAGTTAATTGACCAGGCCAATAAGAGCCTTGATAAATTAAGTGTATTGGTGGCTGACCTGCTCAATGTCAGTAAAGTGAATGAAGGACAGCTGGAGCTTAATAAAACATGGTTCAACATTTCAACGGTAGTTAATGATTGCTGTTATCATATCCGCGCTGCCGGAGATTACACCATCAACACAACTGGCGATATGGATTTGCAGGTATTGGCAGATGTTGACCGTATAGACCAGGTGATTACCAATTTTGTAAATAACGCCGTCAAATATGCTTCAGAATCGAAAACGATAGCTGTTCATATCAGCAAACATGCGGATACCGCAAAAGTATCAGTTAGTGACGAAGGACCAGGAATACCAATTGCCAAGGTACCGCACTTGTTTGACCGTTATTATCAGGCTGATGCCAGCAGCAACCAGATTTCAGGTTTGGGCTTAGGGTTATACATCGCAGCGGAAATTATTAAGAAACATGGTGGTCAAATTGGAGTGGAAAGTGAATTGGGGAAGGGTAGTAGCTTTTGGTTCACGTTGCCAGTCTCTTTAGCTGCCTGCTGTTAAGAACATTGAAAAGGCCAGACATGAAAGTTAAAGGCCAAAAAGCTTATCCCCTAAAATAAATGGAATTGCAAAAGTTAAAGAATGTCGCCATTATAGTAGCGCATCCCGATGATGAAACCTTATGGGCCGGAGGTACAATGATGAGCAATCCTTCATGGAAATGTTATGTGGTTTGCCTTTGCAGGAAAAGTGATCAGGACAGAGCCCCCAGATTCTTTAAGGCTTTAACCGTATTAGGAGCGACAGGGATTATGGGTGACCTTAATGACGGCCCTGAACAAATACCACTAAAAGATAACGACGTACAGGAAATGATTAAACGACTAATTCCGGATCTGATGTATGATCTGGTTATTACGCACAACCCGGACGGGGAGTATACCAGGCATCTCAGGCATGAAGAAATCAGCAGGGCAGTAATCAATTTATGGGCGAAAGGTCTGATCGCAGCAAAGCAGCTTTGGACATTTGCCTATGAGGACGGGCACAAAAGTCACTATCCGAAACCGCAGGTCAATGCCGATTTCTACCATATTCTGGAGCAACGTGTGTATGACCTGAAATACAATATCATTACCCTGACCTATGGCTTTGAAAAAAGCAGCTGGGAGGCTAAAACAACCCCACAGAATGAAGCTTTCTGGTATTTCCCCAACCCGGTAAAAGCAATGCAATGGGTGGCGAAAGGAGGAGCCGCCTCATGAAAGTCCTGTTATTATATGATTACCCGGCCTCACCAGGGGGACTTGCTACCCAGGGAAGCCTGCTTTACAAAGGGCTGCTGGAAATGGGTGTAGATGTCCATTCAGTCCACTATGAATCCGAACAGGAGAAAGAATGGTATTATCGGTGGTTTAAACCGGATATCGCAGTTGGTATAGGTTATTGGGGACACACACCCCATTTGATCCTGCATCCGCAGCGATTTGGAATCCAGCCCGTTCCCTGGTTAGTGGCCAATGGTTACATTGCCAATTATCAGGATGTGCTCAATAAACTCCCACTGATTTTAGTTACCTCGAACTGGGTAAAGGAAATGTACGTCCGTGACGGCATTTGCGGGGACAAAATTGAAGTATTGCCTGTTGGTTGTGATACCGATAAATTTACACCGTACGCTAAAGATGATCCAAAAATCTTAGCGGTAAGAGATTCATTGGGTATCACACCTGAACAATTAATGATCTTAACGGTAGGCGGCGATGCCGCATCCAAGGGTGCAAGAGAAGTGATGCAGGCTTTAGCCCGCATAGACGATCAGCTACCCGACTGGCGCTATGTATGTAAAACCTGGCCGCAGCCGCGAACCGCCATACAAAACAGTGAAGATCTGAAACTGGCTAAAGAACTGGGTATTGAAGAAAAAGTAATCTATGCCACCAGTATTACCTCACGTAACTTTATGCCTTACCTGATCGGGGCCTGTGATGTTTATGCCGGTCCTTCCCGGCTGGAAGGCTTCGGTATGCCCCAGGTGGAAGCTGGTGCGTCCGGTAAAGCGGTTATAGGAATTAATGCGATGGGCATGCTCGATACTTTGGTAAACGGGGAGACGGCATTGCTTGCAGCGGTTGCCGAACATATTAGAGTGAGTGAAGTAACTATTGGGGATGAATGCGGGTTAGCCAAACAGCGAAAAGTCCTATTTGACGTGCCAAGAACAATTGACTACAGGGCAAGTGTCGATGACATTGCAAAATATCTGGTGGAATTACTAAACGATCCTAAGTTGAGGTTGAAGTTAAGCGAAGCCGGTCGTAAACGCGTAGTAGCGAATTTCGATTACCGTTTAGTGGCTGAAAAATTCATGGAACTGGTCAAAAAAAATATAGCAATTAAATAAGCTGATTATGGAAACTACGGATTGGGAAATCATAGAAAAAGCCAGGATGGCCGCCATTCAGGTTTTAACGTATAATGCGAATGGCCCGTTTGATGGTTTGCCCCGCACCGCCGGATGGGGGTATCCCGAGCCATACACCAGGGATTTAATGATCTCCATATTGGGAATAGCGGTAACAGCTGACGAGGTACTTATAGCAAGTACCCGAAGAGTGTTGGAAACGCTGGCAGAAAATCAAACAACGCTTGGCCATATTACCTCTCTTGTTCATGATAAAGAGGATCGTGGCGCAAGCGATACCACACCGTTGTTTTTACTGGGTGTTGGCATTTACCGAAAACTCACCGGAGAAACCGCTTTTTTGGAAGCCGCTGTTTCAAAATCGCTGAAATGGATGGAATACCAAAGTCCCGATGATCGATACCTGGTGGCCCAACAACCTACAAGCGACTGGCGGGATGAGCAGTGGGTCACCGGATATGGATTGTACGTAAATACCTTGGTCTATAGCTATCTTCGTTTGTTTGGCCTGCACGAAAGGGCAAACGGGCTAAGTAAAGAACTTAAAGAGCCAAGTATCACAGGTGGCTTTATACAGCATCATGTTCATGAAGGCCTGGTAGTAAAAAACAAGCCCTATTACGCATTCTGGTCGTACAAAATTTTCTGCAGCGACCGGTTTGACCTGCTTGGGAACAGCCTGGCGATATTATCAGGTCTGACTTCCATATTACAGGCGGAGGAAATAATCTCCTGGATTGAAAAAGAATGCCTGAATATGAAAGTAAAAGGTGACTTGGCTGTTGACCTGCCTCCTAATTTTTTCCCGTTTGTTCTGCCCGGGGATGCCGACTGGCACCCCCGGTATGAAACCTTTAATTTGCCTGGACATTATCATAACGGAGGAGTTTGGCCATTTATATGCGGCTTTTATATCGCCGCACTTGTTGCTGCCGGTCAATTCGTGCTGGCCGAAGAAAAGCTAATAGCGCTGAC includes:
- a CDS encoding patatin-like phospholipase family protein, producing MADIGLVLSGGGARGIAHLGLLQALEEMGIKPKVISGVSAGAVIGAFYGAGYTPKQILNIAKDHSPMSVLAAVMTSGGLFSPEILREVLVEAIPQNGFEFLKTPLLVTVTDIEKCVSLTFSEGPLYDVLVGSAAIPALFDPIPYQGMLLVDGGVLNNFPVDCLSGKCDKIIGSNVNKLLNNEGVQLSKLQVLERCVHLAIAKKVALQAMLCDVLIEPPLFKYNMFEMKYADEIFEIGYQKAIAQKGRLLLLA
- a CDS encoding HAD-IIB family hydrolase, with the translated sequence MRYHILTTDYDGTIAENEHVSGTTLDALVRLKATGRYLILVTGRELDQLQAIFPEYTLFDLIVGENGALIYHPATLKKILLGERPPDSFIQALKDKGIPLSVGEVIVATWEPHQDLVLETIKNAGLEYQVIFNKGAIMILPPGVNKATGLHRALKELNLSEHNTVAVGDAENDNAMLQAAECAIAVNNALPQLKAAADLVTAGQRGEGVSELISRLIQDDLVNLDTKLLRHYLEIGKQADGSPFKISPYGNNILLTGTSGCGKTTLAAAFMGQLIDKKYQFCLIDPEGDYQDLAGAITIGDSSQPPLIDHVVKVLSQTAENAIVCFLSIPLNDRPAYFKKLRYALTELRKNTGHPHFIIIDEAHHVLPKENTESFNDFPEDFTNIFAITTQPDLLCADLLKRIDMMLAMGQLPAQTIGLFAAVTGDTIVIPELSAFQKRDVLVWQKEPKSVAIIKSSEPGQFLMRHKRKYASGDMYSNSFYFTGPSNHLNLKANNLMMFIQMAAGIDDETWLYHLHRHDYSKWFRNSVKDPKLSLRSEAIENNEPNPALSRREIFSLILNRYTLPA
- a CDS encoding TolC family protein — translated: MVNAATLLKIVSPLCFFSIGLYAPLKAQDSAGITRAVKWNLQTCVAYAKKNNAQINSLRLSQLTSQQEYLLARAARLPDLSGSASQYLAHGNDYSNNGTGGSGFTSSGSYGLSSSVTLYNGNYVNNNIRQKNLYVQSANLNIIQQENDITLQITQAYLTVLVDKENIIYNTDLVNTSKAQVALAQKKYKAESVARKDLIQLQAQQAADQYTLVNFRNAERSDLLTLKQILLLNSGVGFDIIKPESIQFSDSVTSFQDVEQFALKTRPEVQNGQLNVHIAELETAKARAGYKPSLSGGAALNSGYNSGQEAGYPGQLKNNFNQQVGLTLTIPIFNKGVVKTQVEEAKIAVTQARLDLSNTRIVLSQAVERAYINVENAISQYMAAQEGYQYSKESYRIAAELLRVGAANTVDFLLQKNLFVQAQQAFIQASYNQLLSRKIYDFYRGIPITL
- a CDS encoding efflux RND transporter periplasmic adaptor subunit, which gives rise to MKRYYKISGIVLAVLLAISLVWYFLIRKTVKPRVLQSQYPIYGYIAQSVTATGKIEPVDTVTVGSQVSGIIKYLYVDFNSKVNKGELLAELDKSLLQATLDQFNGNLQSAMSQRLYAENNFSRQNQLFKADAISKADYDIALNTLNAAKAAVASVAAQVRSAKKNLSYTDIYSPIDGVVLNRNINIGQTVAASFSTPTLFVIAKDITKMEVDANVDEADIGEVKAGERAIFTVDAFINDKFIGTVKDIRLRPSVSANVVTYTTIINAPNDDMKLKPGMTANIVIYTKEVEHTLLIPAKAIKFTPDSSLKVQYHLTDDAGYDSKAKLSGGTNTSAKSAVKNRTDSMGLSAQAAIVWLLQGKKLVKRKIKIGLNDNTQVEVLSGLTPADLVVTGVLTSGASQGAKASTASTSPFMPKQQKRGGRAK
- a CDS encoding ABC transporter ATP-binding protein gives rise to the protein MSKKIIEIKDLKREFLMGSETVHALRGITFDILAGEFVTIMGASGSGKTTLLNILGCLDKPTSGSYLLDGVDINKQTRDELAQLRNRKIGFVFQSYNLLPRTSALENVELPLLYNNTVNSIDRHDRAIKALEAVKLADRFDHMPNQLSGGQQQRVAIARALINEPVMILADEATGNLDSRTSYEIMALMQDLNQQGKTIVFITHEPDIATFSNRTITLRDGKILSDQKNETPASAKDTLAALPVNNE
- a CDS encoding ABC transporter permease; this translates as MNIFNLLRIAYLALLRNKLRAFLTMLGIVIGVASVIAMVAIGEGSKQSIHDQLSGMGSNMISVLPSSNLQGGVKIAGSSYQTLTEKDITAIREGSGYVTAVSPIVSSKSQAINGALNWPTTMQGVNTEYLDIRMLTLKDGIAFTDDDVRASAKVCLIGQTVIDNLFPNGDNPIGKIIRFNKIPFQIIGILSPKGQNAFGQDQDDILIAPYTTVQKRILASIYFQNIFASAANEQVIDSATVQITRILRESHRLKPSEDNDFTVRTQAELINTLSSTSSLLTILLTVVSGISLVIGGIGIMNIMYVSVTERTREIGLRMSIGASGKDILLQFLIEAVLISVTGGVIGVVLGFLSTWLVTLMLKWPTVVSQSSVILSSVVCALTGIFFGWYPAQKASKLDPIEALRYE
- a CDS encoding ATP-binding protein, which translates into the protein MTLTEKSLMPFESQLKEASDKFDTIFNLTSAASKILNADLTIIKVNQALIELLGFPAAEIEGTKIMEYVCAEYRGQWHDLQEALWHKELPFFKLEACLVKKNRSLVWVHVTTVLYHEGNETFGFTVLDDFTSQKNLEDSEKQLKTALGNSRKIKETLRHNERHLSQILETMAEGVCIVNKAGKLTYTNPMAQKIFGLDQAGMLARNYNDDKWHNLRLDGSPLPHEEHPMMIMMASGKPVFDEEIAIQPRNGERFYISFNAAPIFDDDGIITEGVGTFMDVTQRRKLIQHKDEFISVASHELKTPVTSLKLALQLLSRMKDNPSPLKLPQLIDQANKSLDKLSVLVADLLNVSKVNEGQLELNKTWFNISTVVNDCCYHIRAAGDYTINTTGDMDLQVLADVDRIDQVITNFVNNAVKYASESKTIAVHISKHADTAKVSVSDEGPGIPIAKVPHLFDRYYQADASSNQISGLGLGLYIAAEIIKKHGGQIGVESELGKGSSFWFTLPVSLAACC
- a CDS encoding PIG-L deacetylase family protein, translated to MELQKLKNVAIIVAHPDDETLWAGGTMMSNPSWKCYVVCLCRKSDQDRAPRFFKALTVLGATGIMGDLNDGPEQIPLKDNDVQEMIKRLIPDLMYDLVITHNPDGEYTRHLRHEEISRAVINLWAKGLIAAKQLWTFAYEDGHKSHYPKPQVNADFYHILEQRVYDLKYNIITLTYGFEKSSWEAKTTPQNEAFWYFPNPVKAMQWVAKGGAAS
- a CDS encoding glycosyltransferase family 4 protein, with amino-acid sequence MKVLLLYDYPASPGGLATQGSLLYKGLLEMGVDVHSVHYESEQEKEWYYRWFKPDIAVGIGYWGHTPHLILHPQRFGIQPVPWLVANGYIANYQDVLNKLPLILVTSNWVKEMYVRDGICGDKIEVLPVGCDTDKFTPYAKDDPKILAVRDSLGITPEQLMILTVGGDAASKGAREVMQALARIDDQLPDWRYVCKTWPQPRTAIQNSEDLKLAKELGIEEKVIYATSITSRNFMPYLIGACDVYAGPSRLEGFGMPQVEAGASGKAVIGINAMGMLDTLVNGETALLAAVAEHIRVSEVTIGDECGLAKQRKVLFDVPRTIDYRASVDDIAKYLVELLNDPKLRLKLSEAGRKRVVANFDYRLVAEKFMELVKKNIAIK